TAGAAAAGACTCAGTCTTTACAGTTTTACTCTGGTCCTCGATGATTATGGCTGGAACTAAACTTTCCCTGTGCAAATCTAACAGAACAGAACTGATAACTGTTGCTTTGGTCATAATCATGATGGTGTTTTCAAaagttcatgtttatttttagtctTTTACTGAATTAAGAATGTGAACTAGTTTAACTATGACTAGTTAATACTACTAATAGTAACAATACTTATCACACTATTATGTAGCTGAATTGCCATCATGTAATTAATAAGGTGTGTTTAACTCTGCTGCCATCTTTCTCAAAAACaaccttttttaatttttttattttgctcttcTACTGCAGGGTCAAGTAGCCACTGAAGCTCAGGGCGAAGTACCCACAGAGATTCTGGTTCCTGTGTGTCTAAAGCCAGAGGAAGGGCTGGAGGTTTGGCGCCTTTGGGTGAAgagaaaaaatgctgaactaAGCAAACGGGAAACAACAAAGCTTGCGCCCATAGGACGTAAGTAGGCCTGTTACAGTTGTCACAGTTGTCTCAGTAACAGTGAGCTCTTGCTGAAACCAGAGGAAGTCATAACATTTTGCTGTTAGTACTCTGTGTAGTACGTACTGTTATTCTTGCTCACTGAGAAGTAAAGTCAGTTTTACACTGCCTCTCCAAACGTAGTGTTTTCTGGTATTTCTGCGTTCAGGTCGTCAGCCCCTGCGTTTTCAGGAAGATCTGGTATCCAGTGCAGTGGCGGAGTTAAACTTGGGTCTTTCCCTGATGACTCAGGAGGCACGAGGATCCGAGGAAGAACAGTTTGCTCCTGATGTCCtgtattatgttttcttgtgTATACAGAAGGTTAGTATCCCCATACTCAACCACAGAGGCAGGAAGAGTAAAACTAAGGCTGAAATTGCTTAATAATCTTTAAAtcttttctgggttttttttgttttgtttttttgtttttaatagtaTCTGTCTGAAAATGGACGTGTGGATGATATTTTCAATGATCCATATTACACTCGATTTTGCGAAAGTTTACACAAAATCCTGCACGACTGGAAACCCACTATACATCCTTTAGGTAAGGCAGAATCCACAATTTTGTAATTCTTTTCGATATTCAGGCAGCATTTACATGTATGTAAACACTCAACAATGGGCATCTTTGACATTTGGGATCTCTTCTAGCATGATTGTCATAGCAACCACCATCAGTTATTCACAAGATTAAAAGAGCTCTAGTTGCCTGTTTCCATTAGCCATGCTAGCTGCACTTTACTAACCTTATACATATATAACGAGCTTATTGCTCACGGCAATGATCAGCTTCTGCATTAGCAAAATTGATTGATTAGAGGATACTGCATGTGCAATgttatttgattggctgacacgTTGTCAGAAACAGTTAACAGCATTTCTTTGGCAAGCACGAGCTAAGCAGCAGATCGACGATTCAGCTCGGCATCACATCATCCTGTTCAACGTGACGGAGATGCACTGAAGCCTGAAACACATGCATGTGAATCCTGCCTTACTCATGGTATGTTTCCCTCTTAGGTTATATCATCCCAAGTCACGTGACAGAGGAGATGCTGTGGGAGTGTAAACAGCTTGGCGCACATTCACCTTCCACATTGCTCACAACTCTAATGTATTTCAACACTAAGTGAGTAACCATTGAATGGCCTGATAGTCTTTTATCCTCTCTCTAATCTCTCAGAGTCGAATACCGAATATGGTACAATGTTGTATTTGTTGCAGGTATTTCCGCCTGATAACACCTGAACAGCACATGAAAGTAGCTTTCTCTAAAGTCTTAAGACACTCAAGGAAGAACCCAACTAACGCCAAGGACAAAGCAACCAGTATTCGCCTTCTCAAAGGGCAAGGCCTACACAGTGCTGGACAAAAAGGTACTCTCTTGCTCAGGTCGTGATTAGCTCAGTGTTGGATAGCAGAAATGCCCGTTGTTGACCTGTGGCTGTGTACTGCGTCATTTAGGAACCGACGACATGTATGAAGAGCAGATCGAGGATCCTGCGAATCCTCTTCGTTGTCCCATCAAACTTTACGACTTTTACCTCTTCAAATGGTGAGCAGCACTTCAGCTTAGTAGGATTTATGTGATGATTACTCTTCAGTTTACACCCTCAGACACATGCTTACTTTCTTTTCCAGCCCACAGAGCGTTAAAGGACGTAACGATGCGTACTACATGACTCCAGAGCCTGTCGTTGCACCAAACAGCCCGATGTGGTACTCCTCTCAGCCCCTCACAATTCAGCAGGTGGAACAAATGCTGTCTCGCATCATCGTGGTCAGAGAGATCCAAGAGATCATCGGTGTTGTTCCAGAAAACGTGAGCTAGGTTGAGGACTTGGCTCACAGGAACTTGTTCTCCAGATTGTTGACTATGCAGTATCCACCCCGACTATTATCATCGATGGCCATTAAAATAAAGTGGAACAACTTCTGAGGAGAGTATCATGATTATGCTCATCAGATTCATAAATTCTTCTCTTCTTATTATCTCTGTTTTTGGCCGGTGGGTTGGACTTCTCGTTTTCTTGGCTGCCTTTGTAAGAAACCACCTTTGTAACCTTTGAACCGGCAAGTGAGCAAGATTTTAGTCTCTTCTCAGCTGGGCAGAGATGATACACGTTCCTGTACAAAGTCAGTcttataaatgattaaaaaactgTAATCTTTTCTTTCTTAACCTCACAGGCTGTTCACGTCTTAATTCTCTAGTCCAACTAGTAATAATCTTAAGACAGTTACAGGGACCAGTGCTcacaacttttttaaaaatacattttggacCATGTATGATAAGTTTAAATCTGAAAAACTTGTGCCTGTTTTTCCAAAACATAATTACATGATATTGCTTGTGGAATAAGTTTAAACTCAATCATTCACGTGGTTAAGTGCTACAGATCGGTGACAAATTGAAGGCAAAACCAGGGTGTTTCAGTAAGATGGTTGCCTGTGCTGTGCTGCCTCTTTAACGCAGCTGTAGTGAAGGACACAATTTTTCTTTATCTAGAAGATATCCTCTAAATGGGTGTTTTAACCATGTTAGTGGCCATGATGGCCCAAACACCCCCGCAGGGCACTTCTTGTTTAAGATCCAGTGACTACAGGGATCATAGCCTGTTTCATAATTTCATAGCTCAAGTATTTCAACCCCCTCCTGCATCCTGGGAGATGCCACTCGCGTCAAAACTGAAGCATTTTAACATAGGATAAATGTGAGCTGAGACGTACTCCCTCCTTAGCATAACAGAGCCACCATATACTGTTGGatctttcctttaatttgtcacctaTAACTGTATATTGTAGTCATTCAGGAGATTTTTCTCAGGATAAAACTAACATCTGAAACACCCATCAAGGATTTTTGCCAACGTATTCCtccatgtatgtgtgtatagtAGGTTATTAAACAATATATGCAGATGGAATCTTTGTAGTAAGAGTCATGTCAAGCAGAAACATAATGATTACTGtcttctaaaaagaaaaagtgagctGTGGGTCTTTTTAATAATGACACATTTGAATGTTTCTTATTCAGTTCCATAGCATCAGTTTTTTCATAATTAACACATTCTGTTCCACATCTGTCCACTATCACACGTATCAGCGCTGTAGTTACACGACCTGGTGTCTATTCCACATTTAAATTACATTCCTGTCACAACCAGACAGGGTTGGACTGTAAAACGCTAAACAAAGCAAGGAGATGATCACGTTTGTTTTTCATCTGGGAGCGTTATATGCAGTCGGCCCAGTGTTTGGGTGAAGTATTTCGGTAGCGGGCAGGACACGTTGACGTCAGCTTGGCTGCTTCCTGGCAGCGTCAGCTGTCGTGCATGTAAATGAAGAGGAAGGTGCCGAACCTTGCTCTGTTCAATTCCAAGTTTTCCCAACACACGTTCTGGTAATTTCTGTGGaagaaaatgtattatttagtCATCATTTGTGACAAAATAGAAATCAAACTGgtatacatatttaaaaaaaaaaaaaaaaaaaaagactgatcaTCAGCCTACCCAACTGAGGGTCAAACAAAAGCCATGACTGTAAATGTGAACAATAAAACATAGTCAAAGTGATCTGGGAGGTGCAGTCAGAAAGCCTCTCAACCCAGTGTTATagttaaaattacaattcagtAACACAAACAACCACTATGGATATCTCAATGTcgttcaaagtttttaaaaagtgacgATGGTTAAAAAGCATATCCACCAACATGTCAGCAGCTAACAGTGATTAAGCTGTGGATCCTTAAtcactattttttatttttctcttctggGATTCACAGCAAAACATGCTGAAAAGTATCTGAATCCATTCATCACATATTCTCATATTTCAAACTTCTACCTATGATAGACGCCAATATGTTCACGATTTTTCAGACATGAAGAAGAACCTCTGCCCGCTATCATGCCCATCTGAGCTCACGTTATGAAACGTTATGTATAGCATTCAGCTTGACATTATTATGGATTTTTTATGAATATTATGGATTTAATCACTTTTTGCAGTAAAATGTTTTCCTACAAGAAATCATTGCACGTGAGAGACCTTTGAGAACATGACAAACTATGCTGTACTTTGTTCTACCTTCGGTAAGGGGTTGCTCAATAATTGAGGTCCTTTTGGAGGTCTTGTTTCATCCTGTTCTCTGTGGGACTGTAAACATCTTACCTGTGGTGCCAGTTTGCTCCAGTGGGAATATTTGTGGTCACCAAGAATGGGACACCCCAGAGCAAAGGCCATATGAACCCTCAGCTGGTGCTTCACTCCTGTGAACACAATGAAGCAGAAAAATACCGAACATGTTTCCAGGCAGGTATTTGGGATGATTTCCTTTTGTTCGCATGTGCACTGTTACCTGTAAAAGGCTGGAGCTCCACAAGGCTGCAACCGCTGCTGCTGTCCAGGACTCTGTACTTGGTCACTGCTGGATGAGCTTGGCGATGACTTCGGACTTTGGTTACACCATCACCTTCGTTGTTCAGTCTGTAAAGAGGACTCAGAGCCATCTGAAATCAAAGAAGTTGTTATGAGACTGTGGAAAATGCACACCAGTATTTAAACAATAACTAGTAATTTACTCAAATGCCCTGGACAACACACCCAaactaatttaatgtttaataaaCATACTAACTACTAAGCTAAAAGCAGTGCATACAAGGATATTTACAGCAATGATACAGAAGAAGAGGCACCTTGTAGTGTGGCTGAGGACCTGTGACCTCTCTCTCTATGATGGGAATATCAATCAGACCTTCAGATGGCACAGGAACACCAACCGTGATAACCCTGAAGAGGAACAATGTAACTAACATGCAGTGGGAGTAGAAGCATGTACGTTATTTCATTAATCCTTATCAGCGCCCCCTACTCACCAGTACTTCCTCTCCACTTTGTTATTTCTATTCAGAGCGAGTACGTGCTCCACCACTTCATCCCTCCTGGCCAGCAGGAGAGTTCCTGTTGAGTCCTTTTCTAGACCCAGACAGGGAATGAGCTGAGAATCAGACTTCATCTTCATCCCATCCATCATTTTGGAGAGAACAGGAAGCACAGAGGTGATGGATGTGACGTCGGAGTCATCTGGGCGACAGCAGCAACATTACATTTGTGGTGCCAGTTAGACATCAGTGTGCTTCAGTGTGACATCTGACATTTTTCATGGTCATTCCAGCTGTTCTCAGTAATGATACTGCATGTCTCCTAACAATAACAATGATGAtaatggtaataataataataataataatgataataataatgagccTGTTTAAGAACAACTTAATATGTAccacaataaaatatataatcatataatcACATTCATTTTGGCATGTAGACATCAATAATGGTCAAAATAGTTCAGAGTCATGATCAGAATgggaaagaaaggtgatttaaaagACTAAATGTGGCATGGCTCTTGGCGTCAGACAGGCAGGTCTGAGTATTTTATAAAGTGCTGTtatgctgggattttcccaatCATCTTTCGGGTTCACACAGAACAGTACACACTCTGTGCCCTTTAGTACCAtcgtttaaacaccacagtctacctgaatattgttgctgaccatgtccattgTAAAACACCCTATTACAAAGATCTCAAATTGGTtttttgaacatgacaatgagttgatatttatttttatttgatttttatttcaaacccaaaataaaaactttttcaAACTTCTTGTCAGTGTAATCACATTAAAGAGGACAGCCCAGTGTTGGTTTACCTGCCACAGGGACACCGTAGGGTTTGTTGACGATCACTACatccttgtcctggtacagcaCGCTTCTGTGGAGGTGTTTGGCGAGCACGTTGGGGTGCACATTTTGTAACTGTACACTGAACCGTTTCAGCTCCATCACCCTCCTCTGCTGGGCAGACATGGGAGGCGCTGTCTCTCGGGTCTTTGACTTCTCTCCTCGGATCTTACGGGCCAGGTCAATGGCTCTAAGCCGGGGTTTGTCATCTGTGTCGGAGCC
This genomic interval from Oreochromis niloticus isolate F11D_XX linkage group LG5, O_niloticus_UMD_NMBU, whole genome shotgun sequence contains the following:
- the rpusd4 gene encoding pseudouridylate synthase RPUSD4, mitochondrial, which encodes MNSCGRLARVFDRSSGLDLLFCRVKPRTTCCQCPQTTPPLARGQSTAANHTPGSDTDDKPRLRAIDLARKIRGEKSKTRETAPPMSAQQRRVMELKRFSVQLQNVHPNVLAKHLHRSVLYQDKDVVIVNKPYGVPVADDSDVTSITSVLPVLSKMMDGMKMKSDSQLIPCLGLEKDSTGTLLLARRDEVVEHVLALNRNNKVERKYWVITVGVPVPSEGLIDIPIIEREVTGPQPHYKMALSPLYRLNNEGDGVTKVRSHRQAHPAVTKYRVLDSSSGCSLVELQPFTGVKHQLRVHMAFALGCPILGDHKYSHWSKLAPQKLPERVLGKLGIEQSKVRHLPLHLHARQLTLPGSSQADVNVSCPLPKYFTQTLGRLHITLPDEKQT